The Lemur catta isolate mLemCat1 chromosome 8, mLemCat1.pri, whole genome shotgun sequence genome has a segment encoding these proteins:
- the TRIP12 gene encoding E3 ubiquitin-protein ligase TRIP12 isoform X13 — protein MSNRPNNNPGGSLRRSQRNTAGAQPQDDSIGGRSHLGQAKHKGYSPPESRKSNSKAPKVQSNTTSELSRGHLSKRSCSSSSAVIVPQPEDPDRANTSERQKTGQVPKKDNSRGVKRSASPDYNRTNSPSSAKKPKALQHTDSPSETTKPHSKSKKRHLDQEQQLKSTQSPSTSKAHTRKSGATGSSRSQKRKRTESSCVKSGSGSESTGAEERSAKPTKLASKSAASAKAGCSTITDSSSAASTSSSSSAVASASSTVPAGARVKQGKDQNKARRSRSASSPSPRRSSREKEQSKTGGSSKFDWAARFSPKVSLPKTKLSLPGSSKSETSKPGPSGLQAKLASLRKSTKKRSESPPAELPSLRRSTRQKTTGSCASTSRRGSGLGKRGAAEARRQEKMADPESNQETVNSSAARTDETPQGAADLAF, from the exons GTCACATTTAGGGCAGGCAAAACATAAGGGATATAGCCCTCCTGAGAGTAGAAAATCTAATTCTAAGGCACCCAAAGTGCAGTCTAATACTACTTCTGAACTGTCAAGGGGACACCTTTCTAAAAG aagctgcagttcatcatcTGCTGTCATAGTTCCACAACCAGAGGATCCGGACAGAGCCAATacttcagaaagacaaaaaacgGGGCAGGTGCCTAAGAAAGACAATTCTCGAGGAGTGAAGCGCAGTGCTAGTCCAGACTACAACAGGACCAATTCTCCTAGCTCtgcaaaaaaaccaaaagcacTTCAGCATACTGACTCTCCCTCAGAAACGACTAAGCCACATAGTAAGTCAAAGAAGAGACATTTAGACCAGGAGCAACAGCTGAAATCTACACAATCGCCATCAACAAGCAAAGCTCATACCAGGAAGAGTGGGGCCACTGGTAGTTCACGGagtcagaaaagaaagaggacaGAGAGTTCCTGTGTAAAGAGTGGTTCTGGGTCTGAATCAACTGGTGCTGAAGAGAGATCTGCAAAACCCACCAAGCTGGCTTCAAAATCGGCCGCCTCAGCCAAAGCTGGGTGTAGCACCATCACTGATTCTTCTTCTGCTGCCTCTACTTCCTCCTCATCATCTGCTGTAGCCTCGGCCTCCTCTACTGTACCTGCAGGTGCCAGGGTGAAACAAGGAAAAGACCAGAACAAGGCCAGGCGTTCCCGTTCAGCGTCGAGTCCCAGTCCCAGAAGAAGTAGCAGGGAAAAGGAACAGAGTAAAACTGGTGGCTCTTCAAAATTTGATTGGGCTGCTCGTTTCAGCCCTAAAGTTAGCCTTCCTAAAACAAAACTGTCTCTTCCAGGGTCTTCTAAGTCAGAGACATCAAAACCTGGACCTTCTGGATTACAGGCCAAATTAGCAA GTTTAAGAAAATCTACCAAGAAACGCAGTGAGTCCCCACCTGCTGAGCTCCCCAGTTTGAGGCGGAGCACACGCCAAAAGACCACGGGCTCCTGTGCTAGTACCAG TCGTCGGGGCTCTGGCCTGGGCAAAAGAGGAGCAGCTGAAGCTCGTCGACAGGAGAAAATGGCAGACCCTGAAAGCAACCAGGAGACAGTAAATTCTTCAGCTGCACGGACAGATGAAACTCCCCAAGGAGCTGCAG ATTTGGCATTTTGA